Proteins co-encoded in one Arachis stenosperma cultivar V10309 chromosome 7, arast.V10309.gnm1.PFL2, whole genome shotgun sequence genomic window:
- the LOC130942177 gene encoding agamous-like MADS-box protein AGL80 — MARSKVKLAYITNDAARRVTYKKRKRGMMKKISELSTLCGVDACAIVYNSRQDAHPLDEPEVWPSRTGVERVIEKFRQMPEIDQNRKRMDHADYLTLRIAKEKEKLKKKRHDNNEKEFQLRMHDFMLRNRLPENLSFFDLNNLAYHTDMKLREIDMRLQMLLEKENKEMMMDFAPSSGPIHGPHHPLESGESSGKNMNHFSFMEENNHNNYNSGFDMILGNARIN; from the exons ATGGCTAGATCCAAAGTGAAGCTTGCATACATAACCAACGATGCTGCAAGGAGGGTTACAtacaagaagaggaaaagaggGATGATGAAGAAAATTAGTGAACTAAGCACCCTTTGTGGGGTTGATGCCTGTGCCATAGTCTACAATTCACGTCAAGATGCTCATCCTCTTGACGAG CCCGAGGTTTGGCCCTCTCGCACGGGAGTTGAAAGGGTGATTGAGAAATTCCGGCAAATGCCGGAAATTGATCAAAACAGGAAGAGGATGGATCATGCGGATTACTTGACTCTGAGGATCGCGAAAGAGAAGGAGAAGCTGAAGAAGAAAAGGCATGATAACAACGAGAAGGAGTTCCAGCTTCGCATGCATGATTTCATGCTAAGAAATAGGCTTCCAGAGAATCTGAGCTTCTTTGATTTGAATAACTTGGCTTATCATACTGACATGAAGCTTAGGGAGATCGACATGCGGTTGCAGATGCTTCTGGAAAAAGAGAACAAGGAGATGATGATGGATTTCGCGCCGTCGTCAGGGCCGATTCATGGTCCTCATCATCCCCTTGAGAGTGGAGAGTCTAGTGGGAAGAACATGAACCATTTTTCATTTATGGAGGAAAACAACCACAACAACTACAATAGTGGTTTTGACATGATTCTTGGAAATGcaagaattaattaa
- the LOC130940487 gene encoding transcription factor RF2b-like — protein MQDPPPTPPPPNSASHLPPPAPSTAATSSASSLFVRSAANGHRRAHSEVSFRLPDDMMDLSPSDPFTGGSSTASLDEIGSEDDLFTTYIDVDKLGNGSGGSGNGSDPIGNGTESEKAVPRPRHRHSNSVDGSTTSFGEIMDAKKAMPPDKLAELWTIDPKRAKRILANRQSAARSKERKARYIQELERKVQTLQTEATTLSAQLTLYQRDTNGLSTENTELKLRLQAMEQQAQLRDALNEALKKEVERLKVATGEMMSPTESFNLGMHQMPFTGANFFPIPPQSGPSDHQNMQLPPFAHAPSSMPTHQLQQSSSHPLSEIMQNHMQGLDINSKGPTTVKSEGPSISASESSTTF, from the exons ATGCAAGATCCACCACCAACACCACCACCTCCAAACTCCGCTTCCCACTTACCTCCACCGGCCCCCTCCACCGCCGCAACTTCCTCAGCCTCCTCACTCTTCGTTCGCTCCGCCGCCAATGGCCACCGCCGAGCTCACTCCGAGGTCAGTTTCCGCTTACCTGACGACATGATGGACCTCTCGCCGTCGGATCCATTCACCGGCGGCTCCTCCACGGCCAGCCTCGACGAGATCGGATCGGAGGATGACCTGTTCACGACGTACATTGACGTGGACAAGCTCGGGAATGGCTCGGGCGGATCCGGAAACGGATCGGATCCGATTGGTAACGGTACAGAATCGGAGAAGGCGGTTCCGAGGCCGAGGCACAGGCACAGTAACTCTGTGGATGGTTCTACGACGTCGTTTGGGGAGATCATGGACGCTAAGAAAGCTATGCCTCCTGATAAGCTCGCTGAGCTTTGGACCATTGATCCCAAGCGTGCTAAGAG GATACTTGCAAATAGGCAATCTGCTGCTCGATCAAAAGAGAGAAAGGCTCGCTACATTCAAGAACTTGAGCGCAAAGTTCAGACTCTTCAAACTGAAGCCACAACCCTTTCTGCCCAGCTGACACTATACCAG aGGGACACAAATGGTCTGAGTACTGAAAACACAGAGCTTAAGCTCCGCCTGCAAGCGATGGAGCAACAAGCACAACTTCGTGATG CTCTTAATGAGGCACTGAAGAAAGAAGTCGAGAGGCTTAAGGTTGCCACTGGCGAAATGATGAGCCCCACTGAGTCTTTTAACCTTGGAATGCACCAGATGCCATTCACAGGAGCAAATTTCTTTCCGATCCCACCCCAATCAGGTCCTTCTGATCACCAGAACATGCAGTTGCCACCATTTGCTCACGCCCCATCTAGCATGCCAACGCATCAACTACAACAATCAAGTTCTCATCCACTCTCGGAAATAATGCAAAATCATATGCAGGGACTCGACATCAACAGCAAGGGACCAACTACGGTGAAGTCCGAAGGCCCATCAATTTCTGCAAGTGAGAGTAGCACTACATTCTGA